The genomic stretch TATTATTTTTACCTTTTTTATTATTTTTTGGGTATTTTGTTCTTTTCTTGTTTGTTTTGGTTTTAACTTTTGTACTAACTTTTTCGATGACTTTTTTTGCAGTTTTAATTATAATTTTTTGTTTTTTGCCATATTCTTTTTTGTTTTTATTTGAAATTCCTAATTGTTTAGCTAATTTTTTTATTCCTCTTTTTATTTTATTTTTTATTTGTTTGGGTGTTATTTTAGAAATTTTTTTAGAAATTTTTTTGATGAATTTAATTTGGCCTTCTTTATTTTTTTTGTAAATTGATGTATTACCTTTATATAATACTGTTTTTCTTTTATTAGATGCATTATATTTTGTGAGAGTTTTAGTTAAATTTTTAACTTTTGAAGAAAAAGTTAGAAAATCTGCAGTTAGTATATTTAATACTGGTTTGCTTAAATTATTTAGGTATCTATCGATTATTTGGGATGTTTTAATAATTGAAGTTATTATGCTGGATTCTGTACCTTTAGATGCCATATTAAACCCAAATTTCTCTGCAAGAAACTTGCCAATGTCATATGTTAAAGAAATTATTCCTGTATGGGGCTTATTAACCAACTGAATAGATATATCAACTAGATTTAACATAGTGTTTAGATTAGGAAGCCTATTAGGAATAAATATTGTTATCTTTGAACCTTTAAGGTACATATTGAGTTTATTTAATCTAGTTAATATTTTGGAACCTCCCTTTTCTAATAATCCAACACCTAATAAAGAAATAACATTTATTATAAATTGAGCTATTGACATATCTCCATTTGCATCTATGCCTATAGCAAAATCTAGAATGCCTTTTATCCATGGGGAATACTCGCCAAATGTTGCATCCATAAATTTGTTATATTGTGGGTCATGGAAGAAGGGATATTTTAAGAATCCACTGATGCTGCCATTGCATGCAACATATGCTTCAGCGAATGCGCCAACAACATACAGATCCAATCCTAAAGCAATAGGGTATATGGATAGGAAAGAGTTAGGATTAGTCAATAAATCATGAGAGAACTCTTTATAAAGATATGATATGAATAACATATTTGCATCTGTTCTATTTTTTGCATATGGGAACTTTTTATAAAAATCATCAGTATAATCCTTAAATAAACCAAAGAACATTTTATCAATATCATTTTTATTCTTTGAACTGGTGGATGTGTCTATTTTGATATAAGGGTTATCTGAATAGATAACAATATCCGATGTGTCTCCACTAGATAAAAGTTTAGAATGGACTTTTTTATGGTTATTTTCCATTTCAATAATATTGGTTGAATTTCTTGAAGTATCCTCATTATTTATGTTACTATTTTTATTGTTATTCTCATTATTGTTAGTTTCTTTATTGAATATCTCTAATATTCCAGTGATGTTTATGGGAGTGGATATGTTGCTTGTGGGGTGTGTTATTTGGAAAGAATAATTTCCGTTTTTAAGGTTTTTTGCTGGTATTTCAAATATGGCAAATCCTGAAGAATTGGTAATGCTTGTAAAGTTTTTGCCATTGAGAGTTAGAATTAACTCTTGATTTGGTGCACCTTTAGACAATGTGGGAGCAAGATCATCAACAATCAAATCTCCAAGGCTGTATACTCCAGGGTAATTGTCTCCATATTCTAGGAAGACAAGCAGATCAATTATATTTTCCTTGTTTTTTGTGCTGTAATTGATTACATTAAGTTTGTAGCTTTTGGCTTGGTTGTCCTGGAAAATATTAGTAGAGAGAATTGCTGTGTTGTTATTGTATATTGAGCTTCCGTTTAAAGCGGTATTAAATTTAAAGAGTGATTTGTTTAATTTTAAGATGGCGTTGTTGAATATTGCTCCACCTAAAATTGCATTGTTTAATGTGAAATTGGATCTTGAAATGTTTAGTGTATGGTTTGTAAATATTGCACCTCCAAGCTTAGCCAGATTATTTGAAAATGTGGAGGAAATTATTTGGGAATTTAGCCCATTCTTGTAATATATTCCTCCTCCATTTGATAATGCTATGTTATTTTCAAATTTGCAATTTATCATTTCATTTAATGAGTTGACAAATGCTCCTCCGCCGTAGGATAATGCCAGATTATCTAGGAACCTTGAATTTTTAATAGCTGTTTTGTTGTTTAGGTATAATGCTCCTCCGTTGTTTTCTGCTGTGTTGTTTGTGAAGTTGCAGTTTATTATATTTAGGTTTGTGTTGTCTTTTGCTTGGAGTATTGCTCCGCCGTTTTTTGCTGTGTTGTTTGTGAATGTGCAGTCTTTGATTGTGTTGTTTCCGTGGTGCAGCATGTATATTGCTCCACCGCCTAGGGCGTTGTTGCTTGTGAATGTGCAGTTGATTATTTTGGTGTTTAGTGCATGTGTGTCTATTGCTCCTCCATACCCTCCTGTTCCATTGTGTGTGAATATGGCTCCGTTTTCCTTGAATATGCAGTTTTTTATTGTTGCGTTGTGGGATTCGTTGTTCAGTACGATTGCACCTATTTGGGCATTGTTGTTAATGAATTCGCAGTTGGTGATTGTCAGGTGTTTTCCGTAGGAGCTTATTGTTCCGCCCCAGATGTCTGCATGGACATTCTGGAAGATTAGGTTTTCCAGATGAACATTGTCTCCGTTGATGCGTAGGATACGGGTTTCACTGTCGCTGCCATCTAGGATTGCTTTGGAATTGGGTGATTTGCCTTTTATGGTGATGTTGTCTGTGTTGATGGTGATTTGCTTTTTGTCGCTATGGTATGTGCCGTTTAGTGTTATTGTGTCTCCTGGTTTGGAGCTGTTGGCTGCTGAACGGATGTTGGAAAATGATGTTCCTGAAACATAGTGATTGGAACTTAGTGTGGATGAGCTAATGATGTCTGTTGTGTCTTTTTCATTTGAAATGTTCGGATATTTTTGTGTGACTTGGTTTTCATTGATGACATTGCCAGGATCTTCAATGGACTGTATATTGTCACCAATTGAAGTGATGGAATCATCTGAATAGGATGTGTTTTCACTAGCATTAACAGAGGCAAGTGAAATGATCAATATTAAAATTAGAAAACCAAATAATAAACATTTTTTCTTATTCATGCAATCCCCAAATATTAATCAAATTAATACTTAATTAAGTTATTTATTTGAAGGTTTATTTAATATTTTTGAAAGATTCTTTATTTATCCTCTTTCCAAAGTATTAAGAAATAATTTTTTACAAAAATATTTTATTTAATTAAAATAAAGTATATTTATTGAATTTAGAATAGAGATTTTTATTCATCTGGTGATTCTTTGAAATGGAAGAAAATTGGAGATATTTTAATAGTTGACAATAAGTTCAATAATGATTCTCTATATAGTTTGGAATCCATTGCAGCTGAACATAAAGTCAAGTCAATTATTAAGATTGATAGGATTGAAGGACAAAAGAGAGAACCTACTGTAAGTCTTCTTTATGGAAGAGAAACAGAAACCATTCATAAGGA from uncultured Methanobrevibacter sp. encodes the following:
- a CDS encoding nitrous oxide reductase family maturation protein NosD, whose amino-acid sequence is MNKKKCLLFGFLILILIISLASVNASENTSYSDDSITSIGDNIQSIEDPGNVINENQVTQKYPNISNEKDTTDIISSSTLSSNHYVSGTSFSNIRSAANSSKPGDTITLNGTYHSDKKQITINTDNITIKGKSPNSKAILDGSDSETRILRINGDNVHLENLIFQNVHADIWGGTISSYGKHLTITNCEFINNNAQIGAIVLNNESHNATIKNCIFKENGAIFTHNGTGGYGGAIDTHALNTKIINCTFTSNNALGGGAIYMLHHGNNTIKDCTFTNNTAKNGGAILQAKDNTNLNIINCNFTNNTAENNGGALYLNNKTAIKNSRFLDNLALSYGGGAFVNSLNEMINCKFENNIALSNGGGIYYKNGLNSQIISSTFSNNLAKLGGAIFTNHTLNISRSNFTLNNAILGGAIFNNAILKLNKSLFKFNTALNGSSIYNNNTAILSTNIFQDNQAKSYKLNVINYSTKNKENIIDLLVFLEYGDNYPGVYSLGDLIVDDLAPTLSKGAPNQELILTLNGKNFTSITNSSGFAIFEIPAKNLKNGNYSFQITHPTSNISTPINITGILEIFNKETNNNENNNKNSNINNEDTSRNSTNIIEMENNHKKVHSKLLSSGDTSDIVIYSDNPYIKIDTSTSSKNKNDIDKMFFGLFKDYTDDFYKKFPYAKNRTDANMLFISYLYKEFSHDLLTNPNSFLSIYPIALGLDLYVVGAFAEAYVACNGSISGFLKYPFFHDPQYNKFMDATFGEYSPWIKGILDFAIGIDANGDMSIAQFIINVISLLGVGLLEKGGSKILTRLNKLNMYLKGSKITIFIPNRLPNLNTMLNLVDISIQLVNKPHTGIISLTYDIGKFLAEKFGFNMASKGTESSIITSIIKTSQIIDRYLNNLSKPVLNILTADFLTFSSKVKNLTKTLTKYNASNKRKTVLYKGNTSIYKKNKEGQIKFIKKISKKISKITPKQIKNKIKRGIKKLAKQLGISNKNKKEYGKKQKIIIKTAKKVIEKVSTKVKTKTNKKRTKYPKNNKKGKNNKMHKVTQTAKKFTAKVGNIIKSKGKQLMNKVVNNTKKLLKSFIN